A genomic stretch from Strongyloides ratti genome assembly S_ratti_ED321, chromosome : 1 includes:
- a CDS encoding T-complex protein 1 subunit beta gives MVVAMNVLKQTAEEERGENARMANFVGAIAIGDLVKSTLGPKGMDKILTSGQNIYQQITVTNDGATILKSIGVDNPAAKVLVNVSMTQDSEVGDGTTSVTVLAAELLKEAEKLIGQKIHPQTIINGFRKASIKAQKVLADSAIQTKDMREDLLKIARTTLGSKIVAQHKEFFSNLAVDVVMRMEGSSNLESIQYIKKLGGSMEDSYLDDGFLLEKTVGYNQPRRMENCNILLANTPMDNDKVKVFGTRVHVDSVAKVADLEKAEKEKMKDKVEKILKHGSGIMSIEHADFEGCERLALVLNCDIVSTFDTPENVRMGKCDLIEEVTIGEDTLLRFSGVPGKKACSVVLRGATKQILDEAERSLHDAFCVLTTHVKNSKTIAGAGASEVMMSNAILEEALKTAGKEGLAIEAFGRALLQLPTIICDNAGLDSADLVSQLRAAHATGKKNMGIDIENGRIADILELGVIESLSVKMNVVTAATEAAEQILRVDDILKCTPRPRAPDNRPC, from the exons atggTTGTTGCTATGAATGTTTTGAAACAAACGGCTGAAGAAGAACGTGGTGAAAATGCTCGTATGGCAAATTTTGTTGGTGCTATTGCTATTGGTGATCTCGTTAAAAGCACTCTCGGACCAAAGGGAATg gaTAAAATTCTCACTAGTGGTCAAAATATCTATCAACAAATCACAGTTACAAATGATGGTgcaacaattttaaaatcaattgGTGTTGATAATCCGGCAGCTAAAGTTCTAGTAAATGTTTCAATGACACAAGACAGTGAGGTTGGTGATGGAACAACTTCTGTAACAGTTTTAGCTgctgaattattaaaagaagcTGAAAAATTGATTGGTCAGAAAATTCATCCAcaaacaattattaatggTTTTAGAAAAGCTTCTATCAAAGCTCAAAAAGTTTTAGCTGATTCTGCTATTCAAACTAAAGATATGCGTGAAgatttactaaaaattgcCAGAACAACACTTGGTTCCAAAATAGTAGCTCAACATAAAGAATTCTTTTCAAATTTAGCTGTTGATGTTGTAATGAGAATGGAAGGAAGTTCTAATCTTGAGAgtatacaatatataaagaagCTCGGTGGTTCTATGGAAGACTCTTATCTTGATGATGGATTTTTGCTTGAAAAAACTGTTGGATATAATCAACCTAGGCGTATGGAAAATTGTAATATTCTCCTAGCAAATACTCCTATGGATAATGATAAAGTAAAAGTTTTTGGTACCCGTGTACATGTTGATTCTGTTGCTAAAGTTGCTGATCTTGAGAAAGCTgagaaagaaaaaatgaaagataaagttgagaaaatattaaaacatggat CTGGTATTATGTCTATTGAACATGCTGATTTTGAAGGATGCGAAAGATTAGCACTTGTCTTAAATTGTGATATTGTTTCAACATTTGACACTCCAGAAAATGTTAGAATGGGAAAATGCGATTTAATTGAAGAAGTTACAATTGGAGAAGATACTCTTCTTCGTTTTTCAGGTGTTCCAGGAAAAAAAGCTTGCTCAGTTGTACTTCGCGGAGCAACAAAACAAATTCTTGATGAGGCTGAACGCTCACTTCATGATGCCTTTTGTGTGTTAACAACTCatgttaaaaattcaaaaacaaTTGCTGGTGCAGGTGCTTCTGAAGTTATGATGTCAAATGCTATTTTGGAAGAAGCTTTAAAAACAGCAGGAAAAGAAGGTCTTGCTATTGAAGCATTTGGACGTGCACTTCTTCAACTTCCAACAATTATTTGTGATAATGCTGGTTTAGATTCAGCCGATCTCGTATCTCAACTTCGTGCTGCTCATGCAACTGGAAAGAAAAATATGGGAATTGATATTGAAAATGGAAGAATTGCTGATATTCTTGAACTTGGTGTAATTGAATCATTAAGTGTTAAAATGAATGTTGTAACTGCAGCTACTGAAGCAGCTGAACAGATTCTTCGTGTTGATGATATTCTTAAGTGCACCCCACGACCAAGAGCACCAGATAATCGTCCCTGTTAA
- a CDS encoding GOLD domain-containing protein encodes MKIICYFFTILIFNFVLLSRSITITNIINGIEHKIGTNLGFEVSSSSNMNCFYETIESGNILSVSLNVVNMESTNIQFRVTSPSASFSEWYKGIQYAIYDGIAEESGDYEICTLAYVGTKPVTLALTIVSYSSAKMNQENVLKQPSDPSEILSERINTISGKIFQIYAHTRLSNLMTKKDEKVQESNLNYLNTSTVIQTCFIIFCSMTQVYAIKKLFETNSRKVRI; translated from the exons atgaaaattatttgttacttttttactattcttatttttaattttgttctTTTGTCAAGAAGTATCActataacaaatattattaatggcATCGAACATAAAATTGGTACAAATTTAGGATTTGAAGTTTCTTCTTCATCAAATATGAATTGTTTTTATGAAACAATAGAAAGtggtaatattttatctgtATCATTAAATGTTGTTAATATGGAATCAACAAACATTCAATTTAGAGTAACTTCACCGTCTGCAAGTTTTAGTGAATGGTACAAAGGTATACAATATGCTATATATGATGGTATTGCTGAAGAATCTg gtGATTATGAAATTTGTACTTTAGCATATGTTGGAACAAAACCAGTTACATTAGCTTTAACTATTGTTTCATACTCTTCTGCAAAAATGAATCAAGAAAATGTACTAAAACAGCCATCAGATCCATCAGAGATTTTATCGGAACGAATAAATACTATTAGtggaaaaatatttcaaatatatgCTCATACAAGATTATCTAATTTAATGacaaaaaaagatgaaaaagTTCAAGAatctaatttaaattatcttaaCACTTCTACTGTTATTCAAACatgttttatcattttctgtTCTATGACTCAAGTATATGCaattaaaaagttgtttGAAACAAATTCAAGAAAAGTCCgaatataa
- a CDS encoding NADH:ubiquinone oxidoreductase, ESSS subunit family-containing protein — MLRCTLDRRNLLLKNEILILRNLASHGHTENDTNVVRKPANYKPGSDSYAYENPWPKLNGGRLDWLFGDGWRRPLAKDQGGKMRKEWIWFEQNPRDEHKDWFKFHSLSFALFTVAVTWFTCFVIWVKPDWPSGKEWALREAHLEMARREKAGLPYISKDFVNPERVAASLPSDEELRDFEILI; from the exons atGTTAAGGTGTACTCTTGACAGAAGaaatttactattaaaaaatgaaattttgaTTTTGCGTAATTTAGCAAGTCATGGACATACTGAGAATGATACTAATGTTGTTAGAAAACCTGCTAATTATAAACCTGGTTCAGATTCGTATGCCTATGAAAATCCCTGGCCAAAATTAAATGGTGGTCGTTTAGACTGGTTGTTTGGCGATGGATGGAGAAGACCACTTGCTAAAGATCAAGGTGGTAAAATG AGAAAGGAATGGATATGGTTTGAACAAAATCCTAGGGATGAACATAAAGATTGGTTTAAGTTTCATTCTCTTTCATTTGCATTGTTTACTGTTGCGGTAACATGGTTTACTTGTTTTGTTATATGGGTAAAACCAGATTG gcCAAGTGGCAAAGAATGGGCATTACGTGAGGCTCATTTAGAAATGGCTAGACGTGAAAAGGCAGGATTACCATATATAAGCAAGGATTTTGTTAATCCAGAAAGAGTTGCAGCATCTCTTCCATCAGATGAGGAATTACGTGATTTTGAAATTCTTATTTAG